The following are encoded together in the Sparus aurata chromosome 1, fSpaAur1.1, whole genome shotgun sequence genome:
- the LOC115579644 gene encoding 5-hydroxytryptamine receptor 4, with the protein MDNSSWGLLGDGNTSLESCTTLRNLTSRIFLYAFLSVGIICTVVGNFLVVLSIAYFKQLQSPTNSFVMSLAVADCLVGLLVMPYSMIRTVEGCWYFGFLFCKLHSSLDVMLCTASIFHLSCIAFDRYYAVCNPLLYSLKMSHNRVAFLIVVCWAVPMLISFGPIMLDLHIAGVDILLPQDVCVFLVNRVYAVMASLVAFYLPMAIMLIAYWKIFKAAKRQARQISAMESQMANGVGKDSSKKQRHRNTMKREGKAAKTLGIIMGVFLIFWMPFFTVNIVDPFIEYSTDVVIWDIFLWLGYINSSLNPFLYGFFNRSFRRAFLMFMGCRVCLPGSSPGMELSHTRKDANERAD; encoded by the coding sequence ATGGATAACAGCAGCTGGGGATTGCTTGGAGATGGTAACACATCTCTCGAGTCCTGTACTACACTGAGGAACCTGACATCTCGCATTTTCCTATATGCCTTCCTCTCTGTTGGCATTATCTGCACAGTGGTGGGCAACTTCCTGGTGGTCTTGTCCATCGCCTACTTCAAGCAGTTGCAGTCACCCACAAACTCCTTCGTCATGTCTCTTGCAGTGGCTGACTGCCTCGTTGGCCTGTTAGTGATGCCTTATAGTATGATTCGGACTGTGGAGGGATGCTGGTACTTTGGTTTCCTTTTTTGTAAGCTTCACTCCAGCCTAGATGTAATGCTCTGCACTGCCTCAATATTCCATCTCAGCTGCATTGCCTTTGACCGCTACTACGCCGTCTGCAACCCCCTGCTTTACTCTTTAAAGATGTCCCACAATCGGGTGGCCTTTCTAATTGTTGTATGTTGGGCTGTTCCCATGCTCATCTCCTTTGGCCCCATAATGCTAGATCTCCATATTGCCGGTGTGGACATCCTGCTCCCTCAGGATGTGTGCGTGTTCTTGGTCAACCGAGTTTATGCTGTCATGGCCTCCTTGGTAGCCTTTTATTTGCCGATGGCTATCATGCTAATAGCCTACTGGAAAATCTTCAAAGCTGCCAAACGGCAGGCCAGGCAGATCAGCGCCATGGAAAGTCAGATGGCTAATGGAGTAGGCAAAGACTCAAGCAAGAAACAACGACACCGCAACACAATGAAGAGGGAAGGAAAGGCCGCAAAAACGTTGGGTATCATTATGGGAGTTTTCCTGATCTTCTGGATGCCCTTCTTTACAGTCAACATTGTGGACCCGTTCATTGAATACAGCACAGATGTGGTCATCTGGGACATATTTCTGTGGCTAGGATATATCAACTCATCTCTAAACCCCTTCCTGTACGGTTTCTTCAACCGTTCCTTCCGAAGGGCATTCCTCATGTTCATGGGCTGCAGAGTATGCCTGCCTGGATCCTCCCCTGGGATGGAGCTATCGCACACTAGGAAGGACGCAAATGAACGTGCAgattag